A window of Sodalis praecaptivus genomic DNA:
ATTTCAATGACGGGACGGTGAGCACCACCGATAACGGCCTCGACGTCGCCATTTCCAACAACGGCTTCTTCCGCCTGGTGGACGGCAGCGGCGCCGTTTATTACTCGCGCAACGGCGAATTTTCCCTCAACGCGGATCGTCAACTGGTCAACAGCAGCGGCTATGTGGTGACGGGCTACGCCGCCAGCGGCAACCCTGCCACCATCCAACAGGGCGCCGACCCGGTAGCCCTAACGATACCCAGCCAGGGGCTGTCCGCCAGCGCTACCACCAGCGGCTCGATGGTGATGAGCCTGACCTCCAGCGCGACCTCGGTCGGCACCACCGCTTTCGACCCCAACGATAGCAGCACCTACAGTTTTTCCCAGCCGTTGACGACCTACGACAGCCTGGGCAACCCCCACAACGTCAGTCTGTATTTCGCCAAAACCGAGGATAACACCTGGGAAGTCTACAGCGTAGACAACAGCAACGGCGATGGCACCGTCAATGACGTCGGCACGCTCAATTTTGACACCAACGGGCAGTTGACCGGCACCGATACGTTTTCCATCAATATGGCCGCGCTGAACGGCGCGCCGGCGCAGACTTTCAACCTCTCCTTTGAAGGGACCCGGCAGCAATATGCCAGCAGCAGCAGCGTAAGCAGCCAGACGCAAGACGGCTACAGCGCAGGCGATCTGACCAGCTATACCATCAATGACGACGGGACCATTTCCGGCACCTACTCCAACGGCAAAACTCAGCTCCTGGGCCAGATCGTGCTGGCGAATTTCGCCAACCCGCAGGGGTTGCAGTCCGACGGCAACAACCTGTGGTCCGCGACCTCGGCCTCGGGCCAGGCCATCGTCGGCACCGCCGGCAGCGGCACGTTCGGCACGTTGACCAGCGGCGCGCTGGAGTCGTCTAACGTCGACCTCAGCCAGGAACTGGTGAATATGATCGTCGCCCAGCGTAATTATCAATCCAACGCGCAGACGATCAAAACCCAGGATGCGATTTTGCAAACGCTGGTCAGCCTGCGCTAACCGTAACGGGATAATCCTATGGATCACGCCATCTATACCGCCATGGGCGCAGCCGCGGCGTCGCTGGATCAGCAGGCGGTGATTGCCAACAATCTCGCCAATGCGTCCACCACGGGGTTTCGTGCCCAGCTGTCCGCCGCGCGCGCGGTGCCGGTGGAGGGGGAATCGCTGCCGACCCGCACCCTGAGCGTGGCCTCGACGCCGGGCGCGCTGATGACGCCAGGGCCGATTGAGACCACCGGCCGCTCGCTTGATGTCGCGCTCGGCGGCGATGGATTCCTGGCGGTACAACTGCCCGACGGTCAGGAGGCCTATACCCGCAATGGCAATATACAGCAGGACGCCGACGGCCAATTGACGGTACAGGGCTATCCGCTGATGGGGCAGAACGGCCCGCTGGTGGTGCCGACGCAGGCTTCCCTCACCATCGGCGACGACGGTACCGTCTCGGCGCTGGGCGATGGCGATGCGTTAAATACCGTCGGACCGGTGGGGCAACTGAAACGCGTCACTGCCGAGGCCGGCACGCTGGTGCGCGGCGATGACGGCCTGTTCCACCTCAACGATGACGCGCAGGGCGCGCAGGCGCCGCTGCCGAATGACAATGCCGTCAGCGTTATGTCCGGCATGCTGGAAGGCAGCAATGTCAACACGGCCGAAACGCTGGTGGATATGATTGGCACCGCCCGCCGGTTTGAAATGCAAATGAAGGTGATAGCCAGCGTGGATCAGAATGCCCAGCAGGCCAATCAACTCTTATCCCTCAGCTAATTGCAGGAGAGCCAACGGATGATCCGTTCTCTGTGGATTGCCAAAACCGGTCTGGATGCCCAGCAGACCAATATGGATGTGATATCGAACAACCTGGCCAACGTCAGCACCAACGGCTTTAAGCGCCAGCGCGCGGTGTTTGAGGATTTACTGTATCAAACCGTCCGCCAGCCGGGCGCGCAATCGTCGGAGCAGACCACGCTGCCCTCGGGGCTGCAACTGGGCACCGGGGTGCGTACCGTCAGCACCGAGCGGCTGCATAGCCAGGGCAACCTGGAGCAGACCGACAACAGCAAGGATGTGGCCATTAACGGTAAAGGTTTTTTCCAGGTGCAGATGCCGGATGGCACCACGGCCTATACGCGCGATGGCTCGTTTCAGGTCGATCAAAACGGCCAGATGGTGACCTCTAGCGGTTACCCGATTCAACCGGCTATCACCATTCCCGACAACGCGCTTACCGTGACCATCGCCCGCGACGGCGTGGTGAGCGTCACGGTACAGGGGCAAGCCAACGCCACGCAGGTGGGGCAGTTGACGTTGAGCAACTTTATCAACGAAGCGGGGCTACAAAGTCTGGGGGAGAATCTCTATCAAGAGACCGACAGTTCGGGCGCGCCCAACGAGTCCACTCCCGGGCAAAACGGCGCGGGGCTGCTGAGCCAGGGCTATGTGGAAACCTCGAACGTCAACGTGGCGGAAGAGCTCGTGGATATGATCCAGGTACAGCGCGCCTACGAAATCAACAGCAAGGCGGTCAGCACTTCTGACGCCATG
This region includes:
- the flgG gene encoding flagellar basal-body rod protein FlgG — translated: MIRSLWIAKTGLDAQQTNMDVISNNLANVSTNGFKRQRAVFEDLLYQTVRQPGAQSSEQTTLPSGLQLGTGVRTVSTERLHSQGNLEQTDNSKDVAINGKGFFQVQMPDGTTAYTRDGSFQVDQNGQMVTSSGYPIQPAITIPDNALTVTIARDGVVSVTVQGQANATQVGQLTLSNFINEAGLQSLGENLYQETDSSGAPNESTPGQNGAGLLSQGYVETSNVNVAEELVDMIQVQRAYEINSKAVSTSDAMLQKLTQL
- the flgE gene encoding flagellar hook protein FlgE; the protein is MGFSQAVSGLNAASSNLDVIGNNIANAETSGFKSGSVSFADVFSSSKVGLGVKVASVTQNFNDGTVSTTDNGLDVAISNNGFFRLVDGSGAVYYSRNGEFSLNADRQLVNSSGYVVTGYAASGNPATIQQGADPVALTIPSQGLSASATTSGSMVMSLTSSATSVGTTAFDPNDSSTYSFSQPLTTYDSLGNPHNVSLYFAKTEDNTWEVYSVDNSNGDGTVNDVGTLNFDTNGQLTGTDTFSINMAALNGAPAQTFNLSFEGTRQQYASSSSVSSQTQDGYSAGDLTSYTINDDGTISGTYSNGKTQLLGQIVLANFANPQGLQSDGNNLWSATSASGQAIVGTAGSGTFGTLTSGALESSNVDLSQELVNMIVAQRNYQSNAQTIKTQDAILQTLVSLR
- a CDS encoding flagellar basal body rod protein FlgF, whose translation is MDHAIYTAMGAAAASLDQQAVIANNLANASTTGFRAQLSAARAVPVEGESLPTRTLSVASTPGALMTPGPIETTGRSLDVALGGDGFLAVQLPDGQEAYTRNGNIQQDADGQLTVQGYPLMGQNGPLVVPTQASLTIGDDGTVSALGDGDALNTVGPVGQLKRVTAEAGTLVRGDDGLFHLNDDAQGAQAPLPNDNAVSVMSGMLEGSNVNTAETLVDMIGTARRFEMQMKVIASVDQNAQQANQLLSLS